GCCCCGATGGAAGAGGCGGAACGGCTGTTCGCCGCCCTGGATTCCGGCGCCGATGTGGCCATCGGTTCGCGCTGGCTGGAGCGCCAACGGCAGACCATCCATCAGCCGCTGTACCGGCGTTTCTTTGGACGCTGCTTCAATGCCATGACGCGCCTGGTGATGGGACTTCCGTACAAGGACACCCAGTGCGGCTTCAAGGCCTTTCGCCGCAGCGCTGCACAGGTCATCTTCCGGCTGCAGCGCATCGAACGCTGGGGCTTCGATCCGGAGATCCTTTTCATCGCCCGCAAGCTCCGTTACGTCGTCCGCGAGGTTCCGGTGACCTGGGGCCACGATGAGCGGTCGCAGATGAGCTACCTGAAAGACGGGGCCAAGATGCTGGAGGAACTGGCGATCATCCGCTGGAACTCGCTGGTTGGCCGGTACGACAAAGACATCGCTGCCATGAAAGACACCAGCGGCATGGTGACACCACAGGTGGAGCGTCCAGTGCCGGTCGAAGCTGTACGGCGGTAAGTTTTCTTTTCAAAACGGGGACGTCGACGGGTTCGGCGTGACCGGGCAACGAGAGTATGGGCTGTCCGACCTTGTCCTACTCCGCGAAACGGCAGCAGCTGATCCAGCACGTTGTTGGCTGGGTGAGCAGACCGTTATCGCAGAATCGATGAAAGAACTCCTCCAGCGCATCGATAAACGCCGCATGGCGCGGGTCGCCGGGCAAGGGAGCCATGGAGTACGACATCGCCTGGCCGGTCAGGGCCTCCAACGTGAGTTGTTGCTCGCCGGCAATCGCCGTCTGGCGAACCTCTCCTCCGGGGAATAGCGTCTCCAACCTGTCATGCACGCGATAGCCGTCGCGGACGTAGCGGTAATCGGTTCCATGCGTGGTGAGCAGCGACTCAAAGGCCTGCGAGAGAGGTGAGTCATTCTTCGATCGCCCAATGCTGACCATCGCTACCCAGTGCCCGGGCTTGAGGATGCGCTGAAACTCCGGAAGCGCCCGCGCGTGATCGAACCAGTGAAAGGCTCTGCCTGCTGTTATCAGATCGACGGAGTGGTCAGGGAGCGTTGTCGCTTCGGCCGTGGCGTCGATAAGGGTGAGGTTCGGATGCCTGCCGCACTGATCCGCGCAGGCAGCCCGCATCTCGGCGTTCGGCTCGATGGCGATGGTGGGATTGCCGTTGTCGAGGAACAGCTCCGTCAGCATGCCAGTGCCGGCGCCGATATCGGCGACCGTATCGCCGGAGGTCAGGCCGATCCACTCACGCAAAATACGCATGACCTCGGATGCGGGATAGCTGAGCCGGTACTGTTGATAGGCGGCAGCGCGGCCTGTGAAGCGTTCGGTATGGCCCATGGCCGCCTCGAAGTGACTAGCGTCTGTAAATTGTTCCGTACGGCCCATGGCCGCCTCGAAGTGAGTACCGTCTGTAAATTGTTCCGTACGGCCCATGGCCGCCTCGAAGTGAGTACCGTCTGTAAATTGTTCCGTACGGCCCATGGCCGATTAGGTGTTAACGGGTTTTTCGCCAGCGATTC
This genomic window from Terriglobus albidus contains:
- a CDS encoding dolichyl-phosphate beta-glucosyltransferase; translated protein: MQHPKISIVIPAFNEQARIERTLDRVLSCVSDRGWDAEVLVVDDGSTDHTPAIIKRWMEHHPGLKLIHNRGNRGKGYSVRNGLLQAAGEIVMFTDADLSAPMEEAERLFAALDSGADVAIGSRWLERQRQTIHQPLYRRFFGRCFNAMTRLVMGLPYKDTQCGFKAFRRSAAQVIFRLQRIERWGFDPEILFIARKLRYVVREVPVTWGHDERSQMSYLKDGAKMLEELAIIRWNSLVGRYDKDIAAMKDTSGMVTPQVERPVPVEAVRR
- a CDS encoding class I SAM-dependent methyltransferase yields the protein MGRTEQFTDGTHFEAAMGRTEQFTDGTHFEAAMGRTEQFTDASHFEAAMGHTERFTGRAAAYQQYRLSYPASEVMRILREWIGLTSGDTVADIGAGTGMLTELFLDNGNPTIAIEPNAEMRAACADQCGRHPNLTLIDATAEATTLPDHSVDLITAGRAFHWFDHARALPEFQRILKPGHWVAMVSIGRSKNDSPLSQAFESLLTTHGTDYRYVRDGYRVHDRLETLFPGGEVRQTAIAGEQQLTLEALTGQAMSYSMAPLPGDPRHAAFIDALEEFFHRFCDNGLLTQPTTCWISCCRFAE